The proteins below are encoded in one region of Ochotona princeps isolate mOchPri1 chromosome 24, mOchPri1.hap1, whole genome shotgun sequence:
- the TMEM270 gene encoding transmembrane protein 270, protein MEAAPPGRPSLLGVLLQALRLSALLTQNRVHLYNFLLLKILLFNHWVTGLVQEARGDSGRPAHSLLGALGQALHAGVTLTWVPVWLLLRGPRLVWAAMLGCARTVGLTLQRLGLSAASCGELLLSCLHSLMLVTLLLALLTWRLFQKAHRCSQGWLPSQVLLKNHTVLELRSRLSCWAETTAALASWHLAYLITWITCLASHLLQAAFEHTAQLAQAQEMEPQAAPRTLLESPLHKTLTPETGPVLSEPGPPGE, encoded by the exons ATGGAGGCCGCCCCCCCGGGGAGACCCAGCCTTCTGGGGGTGCTGCTGCAGGCCCTGCGGCTGTCAGCACTG CTCACCCAGAACCGGGTGCACCTGTACAATTTCTTGCTGCTCAAGATCCTTCTCTTCAATCACTGGGTGACGGGGCTGGTCCAGGAGGCCCGTGGGGACAGTGGCAGGCCAGCCCACAGCCTACTgggagccctgggccaggctctgcATGCTGGGGTGACCCTGACGTGGGTCCCCGTGTGGCTGCTGCTGCGGGGTCCCAGGCTGGTGTgggcagccatgctgggctgtgcCAGGACTGTGGGGTTGACTTTGCAGCGGCTGGGCCTGTCGGCGGCCAGCTGTGGGGAGCTGTTGCTGTCATGTCTGCACAGCCTAATGCTCGTGACCTTGCTGCTGGCGCTGCTGACCTGGAGATTGTTCCAGAAGGCTCATCGCTGTAGTCAGGGCTGGCTGCCCAGCCAG GTGTTGTTGAAGAACCACACGGTGCTGGAACTGCGGAGCCGACTGTCCTGCTGGGCAGAGACCACAGCCGCACTggcctcctggcacctggcttatcTCATCACCTGGATCACCTGCCTCgcctcccacctgctgcaggcTGCCTTTGAGCACACTGCccagctggcccaggcccaggagaTGGAGCCGCAGGCGGCTCCCAGGACCCTGTTGGAGTCCCCACTTCATAAGACCTTGACCCCTGAGACAGGGCCTGTTCTGTCAGAGCCTGGGCCCCCTGGAGAATAA